The genomic interval CCGAGCTTGGGATCCGCGCCATACGCACCAAGATATTTGCAGGGCTGTAGTCTTGCGGTCGGTTGAGTGCTGGGCAGCGGAGGGCCAGGGCCCTAGGTTAGAAGTAAGTGAAGATGAGCAGTTGAGTGCTGGGTTTGCGGAGGAATGGGCATGCCAATTACCAGGAGAGAGTTCCTAAAATGGGGCGGGATTGTGCTTTTGGGGCTGGGCGCTTGGCCAACGGTGAGGGGTTTGGCGGCCAACCGATCCACCTACGAGGCCAACCCTCAAGCTTACTCTGGCCAGAAATGGGGCTTGGCCATAACCATGTCTACTTGCTGGCCTCATTACCAAGCTGGATGCCGGAAATGCTTTTTGGCCTGCCAGCGGGAGCACAATATCCCTGACATCGATAACCCCAAAGAGGAAATCAAATGGATCTGGACCGAGCCGTACGAGCGCGCTTTTCCTGAGCTTAATCAAAGCTATCTCAACCCTAGGTATAAAGGCCGCCCCTTTATTGTGCTCTGCAACCACTGCGACAACCCGCCCTGCGTGAGAGTCTGTCCCACCCAGGCTACTTTCAAGCGGCCCGACGGCATCGTGGCCATGGATTATCACCGCTGCATCGGCTGCCGCTATTGCATGGCCGCTTGCCCCTATGGGGCCAGGAGCTTCAACTTTCAGGACCCGCGGCCCTTTATCCGGGAGCCCAACCCGGCTTTCCCTACTCGGGAAAAGGGAGTAGTAGAGAAATGCAATTTATGCGCGGAAAGGATTGACCAAGGTCTAGTGCCGGCTTGCGTGGAAGCCTGCCCTTACGGGGCCATAGCCTTTGGGGATCTGGAGGATCCCACCTCCAACGTGCGCAAAGCTCTGTACGCTGTAGGCTACGCCATCCAGCGCAAGCCAGAGCTGGGCACTAAACCCAAAATATATTATTTGGTATAACTCAGGTGAAGTGCCCATGCGACCAACGGCACAACTAGGCCTCCAGCACCCAAGCAAGCAACTGGGAAGCGAGACAGCTTAGTACCATTGAGTGCTGGGCGGGCAGGGAGAAGTTTAAAGTGGAGGTTGGAAGTAGATGCTGGAAAAAGCTTTGAGGGGGAGCAAGGCCTACTGGGGCTGGATAATTTTCTTGTTGGCCCTAGTTAGCATCGGTTTTGCTTGCTACCTGGGGCAGCTCTCCCGCGGCCTCGCCATTACCGGCATGAGCCGGGATGTCTCCTGGGGGCTCTACATTGGCCAATTCACCTTTCTGGTGGGGGTAGCCGCCTCGGCAGTGATGGTAGTGCTGCCCTATTACCTCCATAATGTCAAGGAATTCGGCCGCATCACCATCCTGGGCGAATTTCTTGCAGTTAGCGCCATCATCATGTGCTTATTGTTCGTAATCGTTGATCTCGGTAAGCCCATGCGCCTCCTCAACATGATC from Clostridia bacterium carries:
- a CDS encoding 4Fe-4S dicluster domain-containing protein, with protein sequence MPITRREFLKWGGIVLLGLGAWPTVRGLAANRSTYEANPQAYSGQKWGLAITMSTCWPHYQAGCRKCFLACQREHNIPDIDNPKEEIKWIWTEPYERAFPELNQSYLNPRYKGRPFIVLCNHCDNPPCVRVCPTQATFKRPDGIVAMDYHRCIGCRYCMAACPYGARSFNFQDPRPFIREPNPAFPTREKGVVEKCNLCAERIDQGLVPACVEACPYGAIAFGDLEDPTSNVRKALYAVGYAIQRKPELGTKPKIYYLV